Part of the Candidatus Micrarchaeia archaeon genome is shown below.
ATAATAAGCTCCACTTGAAACACAAAAACCATCTGGAATTGGAAAATCTGAATTAATCATTTCACCTAGATTAGCCCCTTTTCCCCCAACTTCTGCTAAATTATTTTTACTCAATTCTTTAAACCAATAGATATTTTTCATTATAAACACCAAACATTATAACAGAGAGTACATTTAAAATATTAATGCTTAATAAATACTTATGAAATTGATAGTTAGGATAACCTTTAAATAAGTAATCCTATCTTAATATTTTATAATTTTTAGGGCTCGTAACTCAGCTTGGTAGAGTGGCTGGCTTTTAACCAGTAAGCCAAGGGTTCAATAACCTTTTTCTTTCTTGCAAGAAAGTAAAAGCTTAACCAAAAAGAAAGAAACTGGAAGAATAAATCCCTTCGGGCCCGTTTTTTACTTATAGGAATTGTTATAAAACTCTTTGGAGAGACTAATATATGGAAATAGAATTCAAAAATAAAGAAATACATCTTAAAAGAGATACCTCCGAATTAGATAAATTTGTATTTGAAACAGTAAAAATAGTAAAAAAACATACAAAATATGTAATAATTAGTGGATATATTGCAATTCTTTTTGGTCGAGCAAGAGGAACAGAGGATATAGATATGTTTATTGAAAGAATTGATTTCAAAACTTTTGAAAAGATGTTTGATGATTTACTTGAAAATAATATGTGGTGTATAAACGGAAGTAATAAAAGAAAAATGTTTGATTTATTAGAAGATAATCTAGCAATAAGATTTGCAAAAAAAGATACAGTTATCCCGAATTTTGAAATAAAATTTATAAAAGATATATATTCAAAATACTCTTTGGATAATAAAATAAAAGTAATACTTAATAAAGAAGAATTATATACTTCTTTACTAGAAATGCAAATACCTTATAAATTAAAATTAGGTTCTGAAAAAGATTTAGAAGATGCAACACATTTATATGTTTTATTTGAAAAATATTTAGATATGCAAAAAATGAAGGAAATAGCAAAAATGCTAAAAGTGGATTTGGGTGTATTAAATGAGAGATTACAATGAAAAAAAACAAAGAATAGAATTTGTCAAAACTTGGGCAGAATATATTAAAAACACCCCAAACTCTATTTGGTCAAAACAATATGTGATGTTTATTAATAGCATAATGAAATCTACTCTTCAAGATAAAGAAATTTATTTTAAAACACATAAAATAAATACTCAAAATTAATTGGTGTAATTATGAATAAAAAAATAATAAAAATATTCCCAGGAGTATTTGAAATTGAAAGAAGAATTGCTACAAAGAATTTAATTAAAGGTAATCCTGTTTATGGAGAAATTATAAAAAAAATAGATAATGATGAATATAGGTTTTGGGACCCTCATAGAAGTAAATTATGTGCTGCAATTAAAAGAGGAATAAAAGATATTTATATTAAAGAAGGAGATAAAGTATTATATTTAGGGGCAGCAACTGGAACAACATCTTCTCATGTTGCAGATATTATAGGCCCTAAAGGAGTAGCTTACTGTGTTGAATTTGCACCTATTTCATTTAGGAAACTTATTCATGTATGCGAAAATAGAACAAATATGATCCCAATAATGGGAGATGCAAGGAAACCAGATATGTATACTGAAGTTGGAGAAGTAGATATTGTTTATGAGGATGTAGCACAACCAGATTTAGCAGAAATACTATTAACAAATTGCAGATATTTCTTAAAAAAAGGAGGATATGCAATGCTTGCTGTTAAATCACAAAGTATTGATGTTACTAAAGATCCAAAACAAACATATGAAGAAACTATAAAAAAATTAGAAAAAGAACTAAAAATTGTTGAAACAATTATCTTAGATCCATATGAAAAAGACCACCTGTTTATTGTAGCTCAAAAAATTTAATGACCAAAATATAATTTTACTGCATACATAAAACCTATTCCTATTAAAAACATTAAAAATACTAATATAGAACGTTTCGTATCTTTTTGTTTATGTAATTCTGGAATTAAATCTGAAGATGCGATATAAATAAAACCTCCTGCTGCAAATGGAAGTAAAAAGGAAGTAAAATTTGGAATATAAATATAAGTTAAGGCACCGATTAATGCACCTAACACTGCGGTTAATCCAGAAGCAAAATTAAATAATAATGCTTTTTTCTTTTTCCATCCCCCATATAATAAAATAGCAAAATCTCCTATTTCTTGAGGTATTTCATGCGCTATAATCGCTATTGTTGTTGTTATACCAAAAGGAACGCTTACAATAAATCCAGCAACTATTATTAAACCATCAATAAAATTATGAACTCCGTCTCCTATTAAACTCATATATGTAAATGAATGAACTTCACATTCATGTTCATGACAATGGTGCCAAAATAAAAATTTCTCAATTAAAAAAAATAATGAAAAACCAATTAATACACAAAAAAATGGATCACAAGAAGATACTTCTAACGCTTCTGGTAATAAATGTAAAAAAGCTCCGCCCATTAAAGCGCCTGCTGAAAAAGCAACTAATAAAATAAGAATTTTTTTTAATTTATCTTCATTTAAACTTAAAGTAATTACTCCTATAAAAGAAAGTAAACTTACAATAAATGCAGCACTTATTGAATATATTAAAACTTCATTCATTTTTATCACATTAAAATTTAATATAAAATTATCTCAGAATAAATTTATAAAACATAGCTTTATAAACGAAAAACACGTATAATATTATAGGCAATGAAGTCACCGTCCCAGTATGAGATTAACGATGATTACCGGAGTAGCTACTGAGCCCATTATTATATTTTTTAATATTTTATACTCCATTACTTTTTTTACCAAAGTTATACTTTTATATAACTTTCGTAATATAATATCTTCTATGGAATTACCAATTGAGAAAAAATTAAAAAAACAAGTACATTTAGAAACTGCTATTTTACAAGATATAATAATGGAAAAACTCGTTTATTCCTTAGACTTAGTTCTTCATGGAGGAACTTCTATATGGCGAGTATATAAAGGAAATCGGTTTTCTGAAGATTTAGATTTTTATATGGAAAAATGGGAACCTGATAAAATAAAAGAAACTTTAAAAGAATTAGAAATTTTTGAAATGAAACTCAAAAAATTTAAAAAAACAAAAAATACTGTTTTTTCAGTAATTGAAAAAAACAATGTAATTGTAAAAGTAGAAGCTTCTAAAAAACACTGGAAATTTAAAGAAATGTTAGGAGAATATGAAAAAACAAATGGAAGTTATCTTCCTATTAGTACATTATCAGCAGAAGATTTATTCAAAGAAAAAACAAAAACATATTTAAATAGAAGATTGATAAGAGATATTTATGATATATATTTCTTATTCCATCAGTGCGATTTTAAAAAAATAGAAAAAACAGGTAAAGAATTTATAAAAAATATCCCTTTCCCAAAAGATGAAGATGTTTTAAAATCATTAATTTTAACAGGAAAAGTTCCAACATTTAATGAAATAAAACTAAAATTATTAAATTGGTTTAAATAGGTGAAATTATGAAATATTCGTTAGAAATATTCAAATCAAAAAAATATCCTGTTTTTACGTTTAAAGATATTAAACAATTAAAAATACCTAAAAACTATGCAAAACAACTTATGTATAATAAAATAAAAAGAGGAGAAGTAAAAAGAATTAAAAAAGGGTATTATACTTTTCACGAAGATCCAATGATTGTAGTATTTGCATATGAACCAGCATATCTAGGATTAGAATCAGCATTAAGTATACATAAGGTTTGGGATCAAAAAACTGTTCCTGTGATTATAACACAAAAAAACGTTAGACAGGGAATAAGAAAATTTAATAATACAAATTATGTTGTTAAAAGAATAGCACCCTCTTTATTTACAGATTACACAACCATTAATTATTATGGGTTTTGGCTTCCTGTTTCAACTTTAGAAAAAACTTATGAAGATATCAAATATTTTAATGAAAAAATAGATCCAAAAACTATGAGGAAATTAAAAAAACTAATTAAAAAAAATAAACTTAAAAAATAAGAAAAAAGAAGTTCAATCTTGTTGTTTCTTAATACCATCTAACAACGCAACCAACTGGTTCTTTATTACCAAATCTAATAATTCTCTTTGACTTGCATGTGCCACCACCATAACATGTTCATCAGATCCCGGCATTGGATATAACGAAATTAAAAATTCTAACACTTCTTTTTTATTTCTAGAACTTAGTTTTTTGACTAAATATTTTAATAAATTATTTACATTAATATCTTTTTTTTCAATATATGTTGAGTTTAAATCACTTATTTCATTTAAATCTATATGTATATCAAATGGGCGACCTTTGATTTTAATAACAAAATCTGGTGAGTTGTTTTCTAAAAATTTTGAAATTATAAATTCCACTGCTTTTTTTCTTTTATTATAATCCATGTCTTGAATTGAATCTAGAAATGTACCTAACAACGTTATTTTTGGAGTTTTTTCAGATAAACCTGAAATTGGAAAGTTTCTTCCTATGCTGTCGCTTCCTCCTTTAGCTTCTGTATTAGAATCTCCTTTAATTATATGTTCTTTAAATTTTAACATTATACCTCTCCTCCCCTTTATTTTATATATTATTTTATGTGTTTTTTCTTTATAAATGTTTCTATTAATGTATGACTATGTTAATACTACTATATTATTTTAACTGCCTTTTTAAATCTTTAACTGTTTTAGCGCTATTTATTATATCCTTATCCTGCGCCCAGCCTTTTCGCGCTGTTCCTATTCCTAATTCAATATAACTACTAAACTTACAAATAATACATACATTGCTTCTAAAAACATAGGTGTATAAATCTTTTGTGTGTAATAATATCCTTCTTTATTAATTATCCCCTAAAAAATTCTATTAAAATCTGAAAGGTGATTAAATGAGTGTTTTTGAAAATAATATAAAAAGATTAGAAAATTTAAAAGATATAATACCAATAACAAAAAAAGAAATGGAAATTTTAACTAATCCTAAAAAAGTGCTTAAAGGAAAGATAAAAATAAAGGACAAAGAATACGAAGCGTATAGAATAATATTTAATGATTCATTAGGTCCTGGAAAAGGTGGAATAAGGTTTCATCCAAAAGTAAATGAAGATGAGGTAAACTCATTGGCTTTTTGGATGGCTTTAAAAAACTCATTAGTTGGATTACCTTATGGCGGAGCTAAAGGAGGAGTAAATATTGATCCTAAACAATTAACACAAAAAGAATTAGAAGAAGTAAGCAGACAATATATGCAATTATTTTATGAAAACTTTGGACAAAATAAAGATATTCCTGCACCAGATGTTAATACTAATTCTCAAATAATGGCTTGGATGCTTGATGAATATGAAAAAATTAAAAATAAACATGAATTCTCAATGATAACTGGAAAACCTATTGAATTAGGTGGGTGTGAATTAAGAGCAGGAGCAACAGGACAAGGAGGAGCAATTGTTTTAGATAATATAATAAAAAAATTGGGAAAAAATCCAGATGAAACTACCGTTGCTATTCAAGGCTTTGGAAATGTTGGATTATATCTAGCTAAATTTTTATTTGAACGAGAGTATAAGATAATTGCAATTAGTGATATTTCTGGAATGGTCTATGATAAAGAAGGTTTAAACATAAATAATTTAATCAATGATATGAAAGGAAAAGAATATCTAAAAGACTGCGGAATGGAAATAAAAGATAAAGAAGAATTATTATATTTAGAATGCGATGTTTTAGCGCCTTCTGCTTTAGAAAATCAAATAACAAAAGAAAACGCAGATAAAGTAAAGGCAAAGATAATTTTGGAAATGGCAAATGGCCCAATAACTTCAGAAGCAGATGAAATTTTAAATAAAAATGATATTTTAATTATACCTGATATTTTAGCAAATTCAGGAGGGGTTATTGTAAGTTATTTTGAATGGGTTCAAAATAAATTAGGTAATTTCTTTGAAATGGAAGATTTAGAAAGAAAATTAGAATGTATATTAAACAAAACAACAGATAAAGTATTTAATCAAGAATTAAAAGACAAATATAATTTAAGAACAGTTGCTTATGCGCTTGCTATAAAAAGAATTTTAGATGCAGAAAAACTAAGAGGCAACTGCTAATTTTTTATTTTTTTTATTAAATCTTTAACTGTTTTAGCGCTATTTATTATATCCTTATCCTGCGCCCAGCCTTTTCGCGCTGTTCCTATTCCTAATTCAATAAATCTTAGATGATCAATTGAATGTGAATCTGTTCCTATTGATAATTGTACTCCTTTTTGTATTGCGCGCCTTATATTATCTGCGCTTAAATCTAATCTATCCATATAACAATCTATTTCTAATGTGGTATTTGTTTGTTTTGCTTTTTCAAATATCTCATCTAAATTTAAATTATATCCATCTCTTTTACCTATAACTCTTCCTGTTGGATGTGCTATTATATCAACATTTTCATTTTCCATAGCATTCATTATTCTTTTAGTCATGTCTTTTTCAGACATTTTAAAATTGGAGTGAACTGCACCTAAAACAATATCTAATTCTTTTAAAATATTATCAGGAACATCAATTGAACCATCTTTTCTTATGTTTGCTTCAACTCCTTTTAATACTGTTATTCCATTTACTTCTTTATTTACTTTATCTATTTCTTTTGCTTGTTTTTCAAAATCAATTTCTTTTAATCCTTGAGCAATTACTAAATCAGCTAATGAATGGTCTGTTATAAGAATATATTTATGGCCTAATTTTTTAGCTGCTAGAGCCATTTCTTTAATTGAATTTGAACCATCACTCCAAGTAGAATGCATTTGTAAATCTCCATATACTTTTGAAATTAAATTAGGTATTTTATTTTTTTCAGCTAATTCAATTTCTCCATTATTTTCTCTTAATTCTGGGGGAACATATTGTAAATTTAAT
Proteins encoded:
- a CDS encoding nucleotidyl transferase AbiEii/AbiGii toxin family protein is translated as MELPIEKKLKKQVHLETAILQDIIMEKLVYSLDLVLHGGTSIWRVYKGNRFSEDLDFYMEKWEPDKIKETLKELEIFEMKLKKFKKTKNTVFSVIEKNNVIVKVEASKKHWKFKEMLGEYEKTNGSYLPISTLSAEDLFKEKTKTYLNRRLIRDIYDIYFLFHQCDFKKIEKTGKEFIKNIPFPKDEDVLKSLILTGKVPTFNEIKLKLLNWFK
- a CDS encoding fibrillarin-like rRNA/tRNA 2'-O-methyltransferase, producing the protein MNKKIIKIFPGVFEIERRIATKNLIKGNPVYGEIIKKIDNDEYRFWDPHRSKLCAAIKRGIKDIYIKEGDKVLYLGAATGTTSSHVADIIGPKGVAYCVEFAPISFRKLIHVCENRTNMIPIMGDARKPDMYTEVGEVDIVYEDVAQPDLAEILLTNCRYFLKKGGYAMLAVKSQSIDVTKDPKQTYEETIKKLEKELKIVETIILDPYEKDHLFIVAQKI
- a CDS encoding ZIP family metal transporter — its product is MNEVLIYSISAAFIVSLLSFIGVITLSLNEDKLKKILILLVAFSAGALMGGAFLHLLPEALEVSSCDPFFCVLIGFSLFFLIEKFLFWHHCHEHECEVHSFTYMSLIGDGVHNFIDGLIIVAGFIVSVPFGITTTIAIIAHEIPQEIGDFAILLYGGWKKKKALLFNFASGLTAVLGALIGALTYIYIPNFTSFLLPFAAGGFIYIASSDLIPELHKQKDTKRSILVFLMFLIGIGFMYAVKLYFGH
- a CDS encoding Glu/Leu/Phe/Val dehydrogenase; this translates as MSVFENNIKRLENLKDIIPITKKEMEILTNPKKVLKGKIKIKDKEYEAYRIIFNDSLGPGKGGIRFHPKVNEDEVNSLAFWMALKNSLVGLPYGGAKGGVNIDPKQLTQKELEEVSRQYMQLFYENFGQNKDIPAPDVNTNSQIMAWMLDEYEKIKNKHEFSMITGKPIELGGCELRAGATGQGGAIVLDNIIKKLGKNPDETTVAIQGFGNVGLYLAKFLFEREYKIIAISDISGMVYDKEGLNINNLINDMKGKEYLKDCGMEIKDKEELLYLECDVLAPSALENQITKENADKVKAKIILEMANGPITSEADEILNKNDILIIPDILANSGGVIVSYFEWVQNKLGNFFEMEDLERKLECILNKTTDKVFNQELKDKYNLRTVAYALAIKRILDAEKLRGNC